The genomic interval CAGCCCGCGCGGCAGGCTGATCAGCCGCGGCTCGACCGCCTCGCCGTAGCGCCGGCGCAGCACCGCGCTCAGGTCGCCGAGGGAATCCACCAGACCGAGGTCGCGGGCCGTCCGGCCGGTCCAGAACTGGCCGCTGAACAGGTCCGGGTTGTCGGCCAGGATGTCGCCGCGCCGTTCGCGCACCATGTCGATGAAGATCTCGTGGATCTCGTGCTGGAGCGCCTTCAGATGGGCGACGTCCTCGGGGTTTTCCGGCCGGAACGGATCGAGGATCGCCTTCTTCTCGCCCGCGGTATAGACGCGGCGTTCGACGCCGATCTTGTCGATCAGGCCGGTGAAACCGAATCCGGCCGATACCACGCCGATCGAGCCGACGATCGAGGCCGGATCGGCGACGATCTCGTCGCCGGCCAGCGCAAGCATGTAGCCCCCCGAGGCGGCGA from Polymorphum gilvum SL003B-26A1 carries:
- a CDS encoding S49 family peptidase, which translates into the protein MFDRIRTYLPFLPGSRRTVVPVVRLQGPIGLVTPLRPGLSLASVALPLERAFSVRKAPAVALIINSPGGSPVQSRLIFRRIRDLAEKHKKDVLVFIEDVAASGGYMLALAGDEIVADPASIVGSIGVVSAGFGFTGLIDKIGVERRVYTAGEKKAILDPFRPENPEDVAHLKALQHEIHEIFIDMVRERRGDILADNPDLFSGQFWTGRTARDLGLVDSLGDLSAVLRRRYGEAVEPRLISLPRGLFGRRTGVGVGAAAQPLPAGLGDDLLSAVEARALWARFGL